One Streptomyces fagopyri DNA window includes the following coding sequences:
- the zapE gene encoding cell division protein ZapE, whose translation MSSSTAASGIDPIPEAGPLSLCVREPRVPADRLVAEMVPPPRFDSVRFETYIPDPNQPSQTEAVRVLGGFAAGLGGAHAVSGAKRGLFGFGRSRAPRTPAGPRGVYLDGGYGVGKTHLLASLWHATPAEPSLKAFGTFVELTNLVGALGFQQTVQTLSGHRLLCIDEFELDDPGDTVLVSTLLGKLVDAGVALAATSNTLPGKLGEGRFAAADFLREIQGLSAHFRPLRIDGEDYRHRGLPEAPAPFTDEQVTKAAYATAGASLDDFPHLLDHLARVHPSRYGALTDGLRAVCLTDVQPVKDQSTALRLVVLADRLYDREVPVLASGMPFDTLFSEEMLNGGYRKKYFRAISRLTALARDAKGLVEA comes from the coding sequence GTGTCGTCCTCCACCGCCGCCTCCGGGATCGATCCGATACCCGAAGCAGGCCCCCTGTCCCTGTGTGTCCGCGAGCCGCGCGTGCCCGCGGACCGGCTCGTCGCCGAGATGGTGCCGCCGCCGCGCTTCGACTCGGTGCGCTTCGAAACGTACATCCCGGACCCGAACCAGCCCAGCCAGACCGAGGCCGTACGCGTCCTCGGCGGCTTCGCGGCCGGGCTCGGCGGGGCGCACGCCGTGAGCGGCGCGAAACGGGGCCTCTTCGGCTTCGGCAGGAGCAGGGCACCGAGGACCCCCGCCGGCCCCCGCGGCGTCTACCTCGACGGCGGCTACGGAGTCGGCAAGACCCATCTGCTGGCCTCCCTGTGGCACGCGACCCCGGCGGAGCCCTCGCTCAAGGCCTTCGGCACCTTCGTGGAGCTGACGAACCTGGTCGGCGCGCTCGGCTTCCAGCAGACCGTGCAGACGCTCTCCGGGCACCGGCTCCTGTGCATCGACGAGTTCGAGCTCGACGACCCGGGCGACACCGTCCTCGTCTCCACGCTGCTCGGCAAGCTGGTCGACGCGGGGGTCGCGCTCGCGGCCACGTCGAACACCCTGCCGGGCAAACTGGGCGAGGGCCGCTTCGCCGCCGCCGACTTCCTGCGGGAGATCCAGGGCCTGTCCGCGCACTTCCGTCCGCTGCGCATCGACGGCGAGGACTATCGCCACCGGGGGCTCCCGGAGGCCCCCGCGCCCTTCACCGACGAGCAGGTCACGAAGGCCGCGTACGCCACCGCCGGCGCGTCCCTCGACGACTTCCCGCACCTGCTCGACCACCTCGCCCGGGTGCACCCCAGCCGCTACGGCGCGCTCACGGACGGCCTCCGGGCCGTCTGCCTCACGGACGTCCAGCCGGTCAAGGACCAGTCGACGGCGCTGCGGCTGGTGGTGCTCGCCGACCGGCTCTACGACCGTGAGGTGCCCGTCCTCGCCTCCGGCATGCCCTTCGACACCCTCTTCAGCGAGGAGATGCTGAACGGCGGCTACCGCAAGAAGTACTTCCGCGCCATCTCCCGGCTGACCGCCCTCGCGCGGGACGCCAAGGGGCTCGTGGAGGCGTAG
- a CDS encoding slipin family protein, which translates to MLQELLVAGVAVGSAGLVYVAAAARVVKQYERGVVLRLGRLTGGVRPPGFTMVVPGVDKLRKVNMQIVTMPVPAQDGITRDNVTVRVDAVIYFKVVDPADAVIQVEDYRFAVSQMAQTSLRSIIGKSDLDDLLSNREKLNQGLELMIDSPAMGWGVQIDRVEIKDVSLPETMKRSMARQAEADRERRARIINADAELQASKKLAEAAGVMSEQPAALQLRLLQTVVAVAAEKNSTLVLPFPVELLRFLERAQNQPGSPATPPSPPPPTSAPATELRDEPDELPDEPRDME; encoded by the coding sequence GTGCTCCAGGAACTCCTGGTGGCCGGGGTGGCGGTCGGTTCCGCGGGACTCGTGTACGTCGCGGCGGCCGCCCGGGTCGTCAAGCAGTACGAACGGGGCGTGGTGCTCCGGCTCGGGCGGCTCACGGGTGGTGTGCGGCCGCCGGGGTTCACCATGGTCGTGCCGGGCGTGGACAAGCTGCGCAAGGTCAACATGCAGATCGTCACGATGCCGGTGCCCGCGCAGGACGGCATCACCCGGGACAACGTCACGGTGCGGGTGGACGCCGTCATCTACTTCAAGGTGGTGGACCCGGCCGACGCGGTCATCCAGGTCGAGGACTACCGCTTCGCGGTCTCGCAGATGGCGCAGACCTCGCTGCGTTCGATCATCGGCAAGAGCGACCTCGACGACCTGCTCTCCAACCGCGAGAAGCTCAACCAGGGCCTGGAGCTGATGATCGACAGCCCGGCCATGGGCTGGGGCGTGCAGATCGACCGGGTGGAGATCAAGGACGTCTCGCTGCCGGAGACGATGAAGCGGTCGATGGCCCGGCAGGCCGAGGCCGACCGTGAGCGGCGGGCCCGGATCATCAACGCGGACGCGGAACTTCAGGCGTCGAAGAAGCTGGCGGAGGCCGCCGGGGTGATGTCCGAGCAGCCGGCCGCGTTGCAGCTGAGGCTGCTGCAGACGGTGGTGGCGGTCGCCGCGGAGAAGAACTCCACGCTCGTCCTGCCCTTCCCCGTCGAACTCCTGCGGTTCCTGGAACGGGCCCAGAACCAGCCGGGGTCACCGGCGACACCGCCGTCGCCCCCGCCTCCAACTTCGGCTCCCGCGACCGAACTTCGCGATGAACCCGATGAACTCCCCGACGAACCACGTGACATGGAGTGA
- a CDS encoding PPK2 family polyphosphate kinase, whose amino-acid sequence MGEKDGTQGGRPDGHERHEKDKESARLSTLLRLPDGDDIDLASYDARDTPAWQDGKTAGLAAIADMREDLADLQERLWAASTAGDRRRVLLILQGMDTSGKGGTVKHVAGMFNPAGCRVRAFKAPTHEENKHSFLWRIRRALPEAGEIGIFDRSHYEDVLVARVRELAPHREITRRYREINRFEESLADDGVTVLKCFLHISYDQQRRRLLRRLDNPAKHWKFSAGDIEDRALWPEYRKAYEIALERCSTPRAPWFVVPADRKWYRNWAIGTLLLEHLEALDPRYPKADFDVTEYRKLLLKSV is encoded by the coding sequence GTGGGAGAGAAGGACGGCACACAGGGCGGCAGGCCGGACGGGCATGAGCGACACGAAAAGGACAAGGAGTCCGCCCGGCTCAGTACGCTGCTGCGCCTTCCGGACGGCGACGACATCGATCTGGCCTCCTACGACGCCCGGGACACCCCCGCCTGGCAGGACGGCAAGACCGCCGGTCTGGCCGCCATCGCGGACATGCGGGAAGACCTCGCCGACCTGCAGGAACGCCTGTGGGCGGCGAGCACGGCGGGCGACCGGCGGCGTGTGCTGCTGATCCTCCAGGGCATGGACACCAGCGGTAAGGGCGGCACCGTGAAGCACGTCGCGGGGATGTTCAACCCGGCCGGCTGCCGTGTCCGCGCCTTCAAGGCGCCGACCCACGAGGAGAACAAGCACTCCTTCCTGTGGCGGATCAGGCGGGCGCTCCCCGAGGCGGGCGAGATCGGCATCTTCGACCGTTCGCACTACGAGGACGTCCTGGTCGCCCGCGTCCGCGAGCTGGCCCCGCACAGAGAGATCACCCGCCGCTACCGGGAGATCAACCGCTTCGAGGAGTCCCTCGCCGACGACGGCGTCACCGTCCTGAAGTGCTTCCTGCACATCTCCTACGACCAGCAGCGCCGCCGCCTGCTGCGACGTCTCGACAATCCGGCCAAGCACTGGAAGTTCAGCGCCGGGGACATCGAGGACCGCGCACTGTGGCCCGAGTACCGCAAGGCCTACGAGATCGCGCTCGAGCGCTGCTCCACGCCCCGGGCGCCGTGGTTCGTGGTTCCCGCCGACCGCAAGTGGTACCGGAACTGGGCGATCGGCACGCTGCTCCTGGAGCACCTGGAAGCGCTGGACCCGCGGTACCCGAAGGCCGACTTCGACGTGACGGAGTACCGGAAACTGCTGCTGAAGAGCGTTTGA
- a CDS encoding SDR family oxidoreductase: protein MTRKIWFITGASRGFGREWAIAALERGDSVAATARDLSTLDDLSAAYGERFLPLRLDVTDRDADFAAVRRAHERFGRLDVVVNNAGYGHFGMVEEITEAEARAQLETNLFGALWVTQAALPFLREQGAGHILQVSSIGGISAFPLVGIYHASKWALEGISQSLAQEVAPFGIKVTLIEPGGFATDWAGSSSSTSRQLPAYAEYHEQVQAQRRERVGTPGDPQASAAAVLELVDADEPPLRCFFGTAPLGIAKADYEQRLATWEKWQQVAKLAQG from the coding sequence ATGACGCGGAAGATCTGGTTCATCACCGGCGCCTCACGGGGCTTCGGCCGGGAGTGGGCGATCGCGGCGCTGGAACGCGGCGACTCGGTGGCCGCCACCGCCCGTGACCTCTCCACCCTGGACGATCTCTCCGCGGCCTACGGGGAGCGGTTCCTGCCCCTGCGGCTCGACGTCACGGACCGGGACGCCGACTTCGCCGCCGTGCGCCGGGCGCACGAGCGGTTCGGGCGCCTCGACGTAGTGGTCAACAACGCCGGTTACGGCCACTTCGGCATGGTCGAGGAGATCACGGAGGCGGAGGCCCGCGCGCAGCTGGAGACGAACCTGTTCGGGGCGCTGTGGGTCACCCAGGCCGCACTGCCGTTCCTGCGCGAGCAGGGCGCCGGTCACATCCTTCAGGTCTCCTCCATCGGCGGCATCAGCGCGTTCCCGCTGGTCGGCATCTATCACGCGTCGAAGTGGGCGCTCGAAGGGATCAGCCAGTCGCTGGCCCAGGAGGTGGCCCCCTTCGGCATCAAGGTCACTCTGATCGAGCCCGGCGGGTTCGCCACCGACTGGGCCGGCTCCTCGTCGAGCACGTCGCGGCAGTTGCCGGCGTACGCCGAGTACCACGAGCAGGTACAGGCACAGCGCCGCGAGCGCGTGGGCACCCCGGGCGACCCGCAGGCGTCGGCCGCGGCCGTGCTGGAACTCGTGGACGCCGACGAGCCGCCCCTGCGCTGCTTCTTCGGCACCGCGCCGCTGGGCATCGCGAAGGCCGACTACGAGCAGCGCCTCGCCACGTGGGAGAAGTGGCAGCAGGTGGCGAAGCTGGCCCAGGGTTGA
- a CDS encoding polysaccharide deacetylase family protein encodes MIPVRRIVATCALGALGVALSACGTSGPPGTPKPAPPGPPASASGSAVPSRPPTLAPGPGGLTPVFTNGPRTRGRTVALTFDADMTADEGPRAAGGEHFDNPRLINTLRAFKVPATVFMTGRWADQYPAQARALGRDPLFEVANHSYSHYAFTKDCYGLPTVSKDRMRADVERAYAAFTKAGVPHAMPYFRFPGGCYDQQALRTLSAVGVTAVQWDVVSGDAFATDSDAVARQVLEGVKPGSVVVMHCTRSAAPATERALRTIVPELRKRGFRFVKVSELIGAANQHP; translated from the coding sequence ATGATTCCAGTACGCCGTATCGTCGCGACCTGCGCCCTCGGGGCCCTGGGAGTCGCCCTCTCCGCCTGCGGGACCTCCGGGCCCCCCGGGACCCCGAAGCCGGCCCCGCCGGGCCCCCCGGCGTCGGCCTCCGGCAGCGCCGTCCCCTCACGGCCGCCCACGCTGGCCCCGGGCCCCGGCGGGCTGACCCCGGTCTTCACGAACGGCCCGCGCACCCGGGGCAGGACCGTCGCCCTGACCTTCGACGCGGACATGACGGCGGACGAGGGCCCCCGGGCGGCGGGCGGGGAGCACTTCGACAATCCGCGGCTGATCAACACGCTCCGCGCGTTCAAGGTCCCGGCGACCGTGTTCATGACGGGGCGCTGGGCCGACCAGTACCCGGCGCAGGCGAGGGCCCTCGGGCGGGACCCCCTCTTCGAGGTCGCGAACCACTCGTACAGCCACTACGCCTTCACCAAGGACTGCTACGGACTGCCGACCGTCTCCAAGGACAGGATGCGGGCGGACGTGGAGCGGGCGTACGCCGCGTTCACGAAGGCGGGCGTGCCCCACGCCATGCCGTACTTCCGCTTCCCCGGCGGGTGCTACGACCAGCAGGCGCTGCGGACCCTGAGCGCGGTCGGAGTCACCGCCGTGCAGTGGGACGTGGTGAGCGGGGACGCGTTCGCCACCGACTCCGACGCCGTGGCACGGCAGGTGCTGGAGGGCGTGAAGCCCGGGTCCGTCGTCGTCATGCACTGCACCCGCAGTGCGGCTCCGGCGACCGAGCGGGCGCTGCGGACGATCGTCCCCGAACTGCGGAAGAGGGGTTTCCGTTTCGTCAAGGTGTCCGAACTGATCGGGGCGGCGAACCAGCATCCGTAG
- a CDS encoding ABC transporter: protein MTALLRYQTSLLLRSQRWLPPFVLYAAFLGIGVQSGQPVLDSLGYAAAAVLPVAAWLVRVCATNEPPAARGCTSAAAGPGRAHLACLLVALATAVLIGAAATLVVTLISDPTSTDHQKRVPVLAAAGAGLLVALVCALIGTAVGALTTWPLLRTPGRAVPALLLVVLLALVAPGSPARAALTDLVSGSRTGTVPAPLLPLAGATLLAAAAVAAACALTSRRSP from the coding sequence ATGACCGCGCTGCTGCGCTACCAGACCTCCCTGCTGCTGCGCTCCCAGCGCTGGCTGCCCCCGTTCGTCCTGTACGCGGCCTTCCTCGGGATCGGCGTCCAGAGCGGGCAGCCGGTGCTCGACTCGCTCGGCTACGCGGCCGCCGCGGTGCTCCCCGTCGCCGCCTGGCTGGTCCGGGTCTGCGCCACCAACGAGCCGCCCGCGGCCCGCGGTTGTACGAGCGCGGCGGCCGGACCCGGCCGGGCGCACCTCGCCTGTCTGCTCGTCGCGCTGGCGACGGCCGTACTCATCGGCGCCGCGGCCACCCTGGTCGTCACGCTGATCAGCGACCCGACGAGCACGGACCACCAGAAACGGGTGCCGGTGCTCGCCGCGGCCGGTGCGGGGCTGCTCGTCGCGCTGGTGTGCGCCCTGATCGGTACGGCGGTCGGCGCGCTCACGACCTGGCCGCTGCTGCGCACGCCGGGACGCGCGGTTCCGGCGCTGCTGCTGGTGGTGCTGCTCGCCCTGGTGGCGCCGGGCTCACCGGCGCGGGCGGCGCTGACGGACCTGGTCAGCGGCTCGCGGACGGGTACGGTTCCCGCTCCGCTGCTGCCGCTGGCGGGTGCCACGCTGCTCGCGGCGGCAGCGGTCGCGGCGGCCTGCGCGCTCACCTCACGCCGGTCGCCCTGA
- a CDS encoding aminoacyl-tRNA hydrolase, with product MTSDPTPSDDSPFRDEPMPRDEAPQFVLPMVVRIEKAAPPARTDALETAARAVLTILADERSLGDGEWAQAMRDWQDARIRKVVRRARGAEWRRAEALPGITVTGKSAEVRVFPPVPLDGWPKDLARLQVSGTELDDPRPPLDAGTTAPTLWLNPHVGMSAGKTMAQAGHGAQLAWWELSDEERAAWRDAGLPLAVRTADKDRWGELVVSGMPLVRDAGFTEIAPGETVVVEGVDRVRSLAR from the coding sequence GTGACCAGCGACCCCACCCCCTCCGACGACAGTCCCTTCCGCGACGAGCCCATGCCACGCGACGAGGCACCGCAGTTCGTGCTGCCCATGGTCGTGCGTATCGAGAAGGCCGCTCCCCCGGCCCGTACGGACGCGCTGGAGACCGCGGCCCGCGCCGTGCTGACGATCCTCGCCGACGAGCGGTCGCTGGGGGACGGCGAGTGGGCGCAGGCCATGCGGGACTGGCAGGACGCGCGGATCCGCAAGGTCGTACGGCGGGCGCGCGGCGCGGAGTGGCGGCGGGCCGAGGCCCTGCCCGGCATCACGGTGACCGGGAAGTCGGCCGAGGTACGGGTCTTCCCGCCGGTCCCGCTGGACGGATGGCCGAAGGATCTCGCCCGGCTCCAGGTCTCCGGTACGGAACTCGACGACCCGCGGCCGCCGCTGGACGCCGGCACCACGGCGCCGACGTTGTGGCTCAACCCCCATGTCGGCATGTCCGCCGGCAAGACGATGGCGCAGGCCGGGCACGGTGCCCAACTGGCCTGGTGGGAGCTGTCGGACGAGGAGCGGGCCGCCTGGCGCGACGCCGGTCTGCCGCTCGCGGTCCGTACCGCCGACAAGGACCGCTGGGGTGAACTCGTCGTCTCCGGAATGCCGTTGGTCCGGGACGCGGGCTTCACGGAGATCGCGCCCGGGGAAACCGTCGTGGTCGAAGGCGTGGACCGCGTCAGGTCCCTCGCGCGCTGA
- a CDS encoding DUF4142 domain-containing protein — MRRVNGSALVIAALVATVGALAFPVWSYADRAGTGQANLAAGTVNTRWGPLSASDRDLIVRVRLAGLWELPAGQQAVERAPTKAVKEAGDHLIVGHTDLDRRVRVIAAQLNVELPNQPNAQQQGWLQELTAATGKEYERKFANLLRAAHGKIFPAIGAVRNSTRNSLVRQLATDANQTVLDHITVLEKTGSVDFDAIANDTAALSTASPTGPAAPAAGATVPSAPPVRPDPGVTTSSDPSPAAPGQVDTARPEPSDPDSLLG; from the coding sequence TTGCGGCGTGTCAACGGTTCGGCGCTCGTCATCGCGGCACTCGTCGCCACGGTCGGCGCGCTCGCGTTCCCCGTGTGGTCGTACGCCGACCGCGCGGGCACCGGACAGGCGAATCTGGCGGCGGGGACGGTGAACACACGGTGGGGGCCCCTGTCCGCCTCCGACCGCGATCTGATCGTACGAGTGCGCCTGGCGGGTCTCTGGGAACTGCCGGCGGGACAGCAGGCGGTCGAACGGGCCCCCACCAAGGCCGTCAAGGAGGCGGGCGACCACCTGATCGTCGGCCACACCGACCTCGACAGGCGGGTGCGGGTCATCGCGGCCCAGCTGAACGTCGAACTGCCGAACCAGCCCAACGCCCAGCAGCAGGGCTGGTTGCAGGAGCTGACGGCGGCGACCGGCAAGGAGTACGAGCGGAAGTTCGCGAACCTCCTGCGGGCCGCGCACGGCAAGATCTTCCCGGCCATCGGCGCGGTGCGCAACAGCACCCGCAACTCGCTGGTCCGGCAACTGGCCACGGACGCCAACCAGACCGTGCTCGACCACATCACGGTGCTGGAGAAGACCGGGAGCGTCGACTTCGACGCCATCGCCAACGACACGGCGGCCCTCTCGACCGCCAGCCCGACCGGGCCCGCCGCACCGGCCGCCGGGGCGACGGTGCCCTCCGCGCCGCCGGTCCGGCCGGACCCCGGCGTCACCACCTCGTCGGACCCGTCGCCCGCGGCGCCGGGCCAGGTCGACACCGCCCGGCCGGAGCCCTCCGACCCGGACAGCCTGCTGGGGTAG